A genomic segment from Kwoniella shandongensis chromosome 8, complete sequence encodes:
- a CDS encoding rRNA-processing protein CGR1, producing the protein MSDPTPSSSSAPVIVSVAPSKLGRTPGKAHKSEKTALKRSYLSAEIKTPFEKRMENEKKKEAAKAVERELKEEAETERQRKVTIIKDRRERQAERIRMEEMKAKMSAKKLQRMKKRQGRSKKISG; encoded by the exons ATGTCCGACCCtaccccctcttcctcttcggcaCCTGTTATCGTGTCTGTCGCACCATCAAAGCTCGGTCGTACTCCTGGTAAAGCTCATAAATCCGAGAAGACGGCTTTGAAACGAAGTTATCTCAGTGCGGAGATCAAGACTCCCtttgagaagaggatggagaacgagaagaagaaggaggcagCAAAAGCGGTCGAGAGGGAGCTGAAAGAGGAGGCAGAGACAGAGAGGCAGCG CAAAGTAACCATCATCaaagatcgacgagaaagacAAGCAGAGAGAAtaaggatggaagagatgaaggcCAAGATGTCCGCCAAGAAGCTAcaaaggatgaagaag CGACAAGGCAGATCCAAGAAGATCAGCGGATAA
- a CDS encoding asparagine-tRNA ligase — MSDATQPTIVEQAQDAASKLATAVQDTLSLGGNAEDAAKAGLPVLYIDEKAGSDSTGTGAELEPFATPLVAYQSLKPAPTSDATPSSVATFMVRKPDSVERNEWVELSASAKKKLVKSIGGWRKSEAKLAAEGERLEKERKAQEEKDALRREEAKSVVLVDDPSKEAKKTKIYAVPELIGSRVRIQGWVHRFRPQKTNYFLVVRDGSAMLQCILTGDCIRTLDALDLTTESTVEVVGTIEKVKEGQTAPGGVELLVDYWKIIGRAPGGAEAFEGRLQPDTDASIRADLRHLELRGEIATSVMRVRALLLRAFRERFNARRITEVTPPCMVQTSVEGGSTLFEFDYYGAPAYLTQSSQLYLETVLPSLGDVYCIQESFRAEKSLTRRHLSEYTHLEAELVFIQFKDLLDHLEGMICEVVDVLLADPVASEIIKALNPDFVAPARPFMRLDYRDAIKYLNEHGITKEDGSDHVIGDDIAEAAERKMTDQIGKPIMLIHFPKLLKAFYMQPLASAPDFTESVDVLMPGVGEVVGGSMRITDYDTLMAAYKREGIPSEPYYWFTDQRKYGTTEHGGYGLGVERFLAWLLKRYTVRECSLYPRWMGRATP, encoded by the exons ATGTCCGACGCTACCCAACCTACCATTGTTGAGCAAGCTCAAGATGCTGCTTCCAAGCTTGCGACCGCTGTCCAGGATACTCTTAGCCTGGGTGGCAACGCTGAGGATGCTGCCAAAGCTG GCCTTCCTGTCCTCTACATTGACGAGAAAGCAGGTTCTGACTCGACCGGTACCGGTGCTGAACTCGAGCCCTTCGCTACCCCTCTTGTGGCCTACCAGTCGCTCAAGCCTGCTCCTACTTCTGACGCCACTCCCTCGTCTGTCGCTACTTTCATGGTGAGGAAACCCGACTCTGTCGAGCGCAACGAATGGGTCGAGCTCTCCGCTTcagccaagaagaagttAGTGAAGTCTATCGGTGGATGGAGAAAGTCCGAGGCTAAGCTCGCTGCCGAGGgtgagagattggagaaggagcgaaaagctcaagaggagaaggatgctCTCAGAAGGGAGGAAGCGAAGAGTGTTGTCCTGGTCGACGATCCTTCAAAGGAGGCtaagaag ACCAAGATCTACGCTGTCCCCGAACTTATCGGTTCTCGAGTCCGAATCCAAGGTTGGGTTCACCGATTCCGACCTCAAAAGACCAActacttcctcgtcgttcGGGACGGTTCCGCTATGCTGCAATGTATCCTTACTGGCGACTGTATCCGAACGCTCGATGCCCTTGATCTTACAACCGAGAGCACTGTCGAGGTTGTCGGCACTATCGAGAAGGTCAAGGAAGGTCAGACTGCTCCTGGCGGAGTCGAGCTGTTGGTAGACTACTGGAAGATCATTGGTCGTGCCCCTGGTGGCGCAGAGGCTTTCGAGGGTCGACTCCAACCT GATACCGACGCTTCTATCCGAGCTGATCTCCGACATCTTGAACTCCGAGGTGAAATCGCTACTTCTGTCATGCGAGTTCGAGCTCTCTTGTTGCGTGCTTTCCGAGAACGTTTCAACGCTCGAAGAATCACCGAGGTCACTCCCCCTTGTATGGTCCAGACATCGGTCGAGGGTGGTTCTACACTCTTCGAGTTCGACTACTACGGCGCACCCGCATACCTCACTCAATCAAGTCAGCTTTACCTTGAGACTGTCTTGCCCAGTTTGGGTGATGTTTACTGTATTCAGGAGAGTTTCCGAGCTGAAAAGAGTTTGACTCGAAG ACATCTGTCCGAATACACCCATCTCGAAGCCGAGTTGGTCTTCATCCAGTTCAAGGACTTgcttgatcacctcgagggcatg ATTTGCGAAGTTGTCGATGTCCTTCTCGCCGACCCCGTTGCTTCTGAAATCATCAAGGCTCTCAACCCTGATTTCGTTGCTCCTGCCCGACCTTTCATGCGACTCGACTACCGAGATGCCATCAAATATCTCAACGAGCACGGCATCACCAAAGAGGATGGATCCGACCACGTTATCGGTGACGATATCGCCGAAGCCGCCGAACGAAAGATGACTGACCAAATCGGCAAACCCATCATGCTTATCCACTTCCCTAAACTCCTCAAAGCGTTCTACATGCaacctctcgcttctgcGCCTGACTTTACGGAGAGCGTCGACGTCCTCATGCCAGGCGTGGGAGAGGTTGTTGGTGGAAGTATGAGAATCACAGATTACGATACTTTGATGGCGGCGTACAAGCGAGAAGGTATCCCCTCCGAACCGTACTACTGGTTCACGGATCAGAGGAAGTACGGTACTACCGAACACGGTGGTTACGGTCTCGGTGTTGAGCGATTCCTCGCCTGGTTGCTCAAGCGATATACCGTCCGAGAATGTTCTCTTTACCCTCGATGGATGGGACGAGCGACTCCTTAG